In Verrucomicrobiota bacterium, one genomic interval encodes:
- a CDS encoding glycoside hydrolase family 38 C-terminal domain-containing protein: MSNTSSHKKKALVVSHTHWDREWRYPVWKNRMLLVEFMDWLLDILEQNKDYGSFLMDGQTIALADYLDVRPEGRERIKAQVQAGRLIIGPWYTLPDLYPVNGECLIRNLLKGIRFSAEFGGHNPVGYHTFGWGQTVQFPQIYHELGIEFLVAAKRITKHRAPHCEFLWESPDGSRILTSRLGQFARQNGFFCIHFPVRLGKSFYDEEYKWDWGKTGVVYHRANEDKALEDYFRIDHEQGYHKDALKDGMMETWENMNETLVPDFRLLMYGCDFTTPNPALPQMIKDANEAIDEIDFSVASLEEYAKGVKERIDLEKVPLVTGELRDGPASAVSGNALSVRIHIKQLNKKVENILIKRTEPLAASMLQLKEEYHTSFFEKAWDYLLLSHPHDSINGVTQDKTVNDNLYRLNQALELSEVIYEKSIEQLLRRLDLSKFAEDDVLLLLHNSQPRPIREVMKIGIDTPSEKNVWDIAAEDTDGQPLAIQFIAREERKAPVNDFEARPWPFFSDRHDIYLDTGEIPAGGYKVIRIVPKSTFWREEEWWPAMRTSQGKEISKQPHTLENDHLKVTVNSDGTFDMTDKVNGRTICNMHAFEDAGDTGDYWAYYPPYHNQVFSSRAGQARIWLEDNGELTATYVVEITMKLPARAEYERVTNQGYGKRSAETVDVVITSRLTLDKDCKHLKIKTAIDNTAEDHRMRVLIPSGIKTNFADAAGHFTVDRRAARPTFNDEGDSYPEMATVPQQQFVSVSDSKYGLSVLNNCLTEYQLLEDENGTLALTLFRSVRNRICTEARVSAVFPQQKGGKLLQTLEYEYAIYPHAGDWVGADVHAEAEKINVKSQALQISAHKGGDQPLSNSFYEIEDPNLVLSCFKKAEDSDNLIVRVYNPTAKTITTNLKIGFSIKKAHWVNINEERRKELTIDNGLILLEVAKGKIYTIELETV; the protein is encoded by the coding sequence ATGTCTAATACATCTTCTCATAAGAAAAAAGCGCTTGTCGTCTCCCATACGCACTGGGATCGCGAATGGCGTTATCCCGTCTGGAAAAACCGCATGCTCCTAGTGGAGTTTATGGATTGGTTGCTCGATATCCTCGAACAAAATAAGGATTATGGAAGCTTTCTCATGGACGGTCAGACCATCGCCCTGGCCGATTACCTCGATGTTCGGCCTGAAGGACGTGAACGCATCAAAGCACAAGTTCAGGCAGGGCGCTTAATCATTGGGCCATGGTACACTCTACCTGATCTCTACCCTGTTAATGGAGAATGTCTGATTCGCAACTTGTTAAAAGGAATCCGCTTCTCCGCTGAGTTTGGCGGTCACAATCCGGTGGGTTATCATACCTTTGGCTGGGGGCAAACCGTACAATTTCCACAAATCTATCATGAGCTTGGTATTGAGTTTCTCGTAGCCGCCAAAAGAATCACCAAACATCGTGCACCTCACTGCGAATTTCTGTGGGAGTCTCCAGATGGTTCACGTATTCTCACCTCCCGCTTAGGACAGTTTGCTCGTCAGAATGGATTCTTCTGTATCCATTTTCCTGTCCGGCTTGGAAAGTCTTTCTATGATGAGGAATATAAATGGGATTGGGGAAAAACAGGCGTTGTCTACCACCGCGCTAATGAAGACAAAGCGTTAGAAGATTACTTTCGTATCGACCATGAACAAGGCTACCACAAAGACGCCCTAAAAGACGGTATGATGGAAACATGGGAAAACATGAACGAAACGCTGGTTCCGGACTTTCGCCTACTGATGTATGGCTGCGATTTCACCACCCCAAACCCAGCTCTACCTCAAATGATCAAAGATGCCAATGAGGCTATTGATGAGATCGATTTTAGCGTCGCGAGTTTGGAAGAATATGCCAAGGGGGTAAAAGAGCGCATCGATCTTGAAAAAGTTCCTCTAGTTACAGGCGAATTGCGCGATGGGCCGGCATCCGCTGTTTCCGGCAATGCTCTATCCGTACGCATTCACATCAAGCAGCTAAATAAAAAAGTAGAAAATATTCTTATCAAGCGCACAGAGCCTTTGGCGGCTTCTATGTTGCAACTCAAGGAAGAATACCATACTTCGTTCTTTGAAAAAGCGTGGGACTATTTACTGCTATCACACCCGCATGACTCTATCAACGGAGTCACCCAAGACAAAACAGTGAATGATAATCTTTACCGCTTGAACCAAGCTTTAGAACTAAGCGAAGTCATTTACGAAAAATCCATCGAACAACTTCTACGCCGCCTGGATCTTTCTAAGTTTGCTGAAGATGATGTGCTTTTACTTCTTCATAACTCTCAACCACGCCCCATCCGCGAGGTCATGAAAATTGGTATTGATACCCCATCTGAGAAGAATGTCTGGGATATTGCAGCAGAGGATACAGATGGACAACCACTAGCCATTCAATTTATCGCGCGCGAAGAACGCAAGGCACCGGTCAACGACTTTGAAGCTCGTCCTTGGCCATTCTTCTCGGATCGCCACGATATTTATCTGGATACTGGAGAAATTCCGGCTGGAGGCTACAAGGTTATTCGCATTGTTCCCAAGAGCACCTTTTGGCGTGAAGAAGAATGGTGGCCCGCTATGCGCACCTCACAGGGCAAAGAGATCTCTAAGCAGCCACATACTTTGGAAAATGATCACCTTAAAGTCACCGTCAACTCTGATGGAACTTTTGACATGACTGATAAGGTCAATGGTCGAACGATCTGTAACATGCATGCTTTTGAGGATGCAGGTGACACAGGTGACTACTGGGCTTATTACCCACCTTATCACAACCAAGTTTTTAGCAGCCGTGCCGGTCAAGCTCGTATCTGGTTAGAAGATAATGGAGAACTCACGGCAACCTACGTTGTGGAAATTACGATGAAACTTCCTGCTCGCGCAGAGTACGAACGTGTCACGAATCAAGGGTATGGCAAAAGAAGTGCTGAGACTGTTGATGTGGTGATTACCTCTCGTTTGACTCTGGATAAAGATTGCAAACACTTAAAGATTAAGACTGCAATTGATAACACGGCCGAAGATCATCGCATGCGTGTCCTTATTCCAAGTGGGATCAAGACAAACTTTGCCGATGCGGCTGGACACTTCACCGTTGATAGACGCGCTGCCAGACCTACCTTCAATGATGAGGGTGATTCGTACCCTGAGATGGCAACCGTGCCGCAACAGCAATTCGTCTCAGTCAGTGATAGCAAGTATGGACTTTCCGTTCTCAATAACTGCTTAACGGAATACCAACTGCTTGAAGATGAGAATGGAACATTAGCACTTACTTTATTCCGGAGTGTTCGTAACCGTATCTGCACTGAAGCCCGCGTTTCCGCTGTCTTTCCTCAGCAAAAAGGAGGCAAACTCTTACAAACTTTAGAGTATGAATATGCCATTTACCCGCATGCTGGAGATTGGGTGGGTGCAGATGTCCATGCCGAGGCTGAGAAAATTAATGTGAAATCACAAGCACTGCAAATCTCCGCACATAAAGGTGGTGATCAGCCTTTATCGAACTCTTTCTATGAGATTGAGGACCCCAACTTAGTCCTGTCTTGTTTCAAGAAGGCGGAGGATAGCGACAATCTCATTGTCCGTGTTTATAACCCTACTGCTAAAACCATCACTACAAATCTAAAGATTGGCTTTAGCATCAAGAAAGCGCATTGGGTTAATATCAATGAGGAGCGCCGCAAGGAACTCACTATCGACAATGGACTCATTCTTTTAGAAGTGGCAAAAGGTAAAATCTATACCATCGAATTAGAAACGGTTTAA
- a CDS encoding exosortase/archaeosortase family protein — protein sequence MNFSKEQAFIVDALVLLASLLALGLIGVYYIDYNYKEHSLLSMAWAIWNGNDGDWGHCLIVPFISVGILVWERKKILSCELKPIQSAVVIMLAGFFFYWLGFRAEIQYFGHIGIQVIILGWILWKGGVPLLQRVFFPWVFLMFMWPFVFLDNMLAFPLRIIMTELANFILNVIGIDVVRQGTAILSAPDPTSGSKMGDLFAVDIANPCSGIRSLFALMMISALYAYFIMPSEKFFKRDDGQMTFSSLGESVYGLFTMILNNWKRWVIFIISLPLAVAGNLVRILILTFGTMLFGSEFAIGTLEEPSTFHLFAGFMVFVIALGGMAGVGGLLNLNWSQFFVKLAKPPHDIKKGSEY from the coding sequence ATGAATTTTAGTAAAGAACAGGCATTTATTGTTGACGCTCTCGTGTTATTGGCTTCTCTTCTTGCCTTAGGCCTCATTGGGGTTTACTACATTGATTATAACTATAAAGAGCATTCATTGCTATCAATGGCGTGGGCTATATGGAATGGTAATGATGGCGACTGGGGGCATTGTCTAATAGTTCCATTTATCTCGGTCGGGATATTGGTATGGGAACGTAAAAAAATTCTTAGTTGTGAGTTAAAGCCTATCCAAAGTGCTGTTGTTATCATGCTAGCCGGGTTCTTTTTTTACTGGCTGGGGTTTAGGGCAGAAATTCAATACTTCGGACACATAGGGATACAAGTCATTATACTTGGATGGATTTTGTGGAAAGGGGGAGTTCCTTTGCTCCAGCGAGTCTTCTTCCCTTGGGTCTTTCTCATGTTCATGTGGCCTTTTGTTTTCCTAGATAATATGTTGGCATTCCCGCTTCGTATTATTATGACAGAATTGGCCAATTTTATATTAAATGTCATAGGCATTGATGTGGTCAGGCAAGGGACAGCTATATTGTCTGCGCCAGACCCAACATCCGGCTCTAAAATGGGAGATCTTTTTGCAGTAGATATTGCTAACCCATGTAGTGGCATTCGATCGCTATTTGCTTTAATGATGATAAGCGCCCTGTACGCTTATTTTATTATGCCCAGCGAAAAATTTTTTAAGCGTGACGATGGCCAGATGACATTTTCAAGTTTGGGTGAAAGCGTTTATGGGTTATTCACCATGATACTTAATAACTGGAAGAGGTGGGTTATTTTTATTATATCGCTTCCTCTTGCTGTTGCAGGAAATCTAGTAAGGATCCTTATTTTGACTTTTGGAACTATGCTTTTTGGTTCTGAGTTTGCCATAGGAACACTCGAGGAACCTTCTACATTTCATTTGTTTGCTGGTTTTATGGTTTTTGTGATTGCCTTGGGAGGTATGGCTGGAGTTGGTGGCCTGCTCAACCTTAATTGGTCTCAGTTTTTTGTAAAACTAGCAAAGCCACCTCATGATATTAAAAAAGGTTCTGAATACTAG
- a CDS encoding sodium:solute symporter, translating into MNSYFGTIDYVLMAVYIIILVGIGLALKNRASESLKDYVIGGNKLPWWAMGVSGMAQFLDLAGTALIVSFLFLLGPRGLFIEFRGGAVLILVFMMLWTGKWHRRSGCMTNAEWNLFRFGDRWEAHFARILSVAGGFFNNVSLMAYLIYGTGIFLAMFLPFEPWQCAAVMIGAATIYTMLSGFYGVILTDLFQSAIIILAVVFISIISFNLITDSQVFYETAVKVSGNTEWKDWYPQWETKMPKGYEAYTHLIIIMSLYLMRNVFFGMGAGGEPRYFGAKNDKECGKLTFLWTLLMAVRWPMMMGLAVMGIFLINDLFPNPATTDQASAIIRNAYPEVTESTWQNVIADVANKPEELSPAMIGQLEELVGASTAATWNQKIQLLGFHGSINPEKILPAALINSVGDGLRGLLVIAFVAASLSTFASYVNQTTGLVVNDLYLGYIRKKAKTKELIYISWLTVLALVGLAFAFSATLSSINEIWGWFIMGIGSALMVPITLRFYWWRFNGGGLAWGTFTGLTGAIVQRLFFPELDEFATFGIALASGFSGCILGTYLSRPTEHNVLVNFYRKTRPFGLWGPMKEALNKEERKAMNKEHFRDIISVPFALTFQVAIFLAPMLFIIHNFEGFWSVFAIGVVAFAGLWYFWLRHLGKADDNNVIGERTAPDPSPTETKKENYV; encoded by the coding sequence ATGAATAGTTACTTTGGAACCATTGACTACGTCTTAATGGCTGTCTACATCATCATCCTAGTTGGCATAGGTCTGGCTTTGAAAAATAGAGCTTCGGAAAGTCTTAAGGATTATGTCATAGGCGGTAATAAGCTTCCTTGGTGGGCTATGGGAGTCTCAGGTATGGCTCAGTTTCTAGATCTCGCTGGAACCGCACTGATCGTTTCCTTCCTTTTTTTGCTTGGGCCAAGAGGGCTATTCATCGAATTCCGAGGAGGGGCCGTTCTTATCCTCGTTTTTATGATGCTTTGGACCGGTAAATGGCACAGGCGTTCAGGTTGTATGACCAATGCGGAATGGAACCTCTTTCGCTTTGGGGACCGCTGGGAGGCTCACTTCGCCAGAATTCTTAGCGTTGCTGGCGGCTTTTTTAATAACGTAAGCCTTATGGCCTATTTGATCTATGGTACGGGAATCTTTCTAGCTATGTTCCTGCCATTCGAGCCTTGGCAATGTGCTGCCGTCATGATTGGGGCGGCCACTATCTACACGATGTTATCCGGCTTCTATGGGGTTATTCTTACCGATCTTTTCCAGTCCGCCATTATCATCCTGGCGGTTGTCTTCATCTCTATCATTTCATTTAATTTGATCACCGACTCGCAAGTCTTCTATGAAACCGCAGTAAAAGTCAGTGGTAATACCGAGTGGAAAGACTGGTATCCTCAATGGGAAACAAAAATGCCCAAGGGCTATGAGGCATACACCCACTTGATCATTATCATGAGTTTGTATCTGATGAGAAATGTCTTCTTCGGTATGGGTGCGGGAGGAGAGCCTCGCTACTTCGGGGCAAAAAATGACAAGGAATGTGGTAAGCTCACTTTTCTCTGGACGCTGCTAATGGCTGTCCGGTGGCCCATGATGATGGGACTTGCTGTTATGGGCATTTTCTTGATCAATGATCTATTCCCTAACCCCGCAACGACAGACCAAGCTTCGGCCATTATCCGTAACGCCTATCCTGAGGTGACGGAAAGCACCTGGCAAAATGTGATAGCGGATGTTGCCAATAAGCCCGAAGAGCTATCACCTGCTATGATTGGACAACTTGAAGAATTAGTAGGTGCCAGCACCGCTGCTACTTGGAATCAAAAGATTCAGCTTCTTGGTTTTCACGGGAGTATCAACCCCGAAAAAATCCTACCCGCTGCGCTCATTAATTCCGTAGGTGATGGACTAAGAGGGTTGCTCGTCATTGCCTTTGTAGCAGCATCATTATCTACATTTGCCAGCTATGTGAATCAAACCACTGGACTGGTTGTCAATGACTTATATCTGGGCTACATCCGAAAGAAAGCTAAGACCAAGGAGCTTATTTACATCAGCTGGTTAACAGTTCTGGCGCTTGTTGGACTGGCCTTTGCCTTCTCAGCTACTCTCAGCAGCATCAATGAGATCTGGGGCTGGTTTATCATGGGTATTGGTTCTGCTTTGATGGTACCGATCACCTTACGTTTCTACTGGTGGCGCTTCAATGGAGGCGGGCTAGCCTGGGGAACATTTACAGGACTTACGGGTGCCATTGTCCAGCGTCTTTTCTTTCCAGAGCTAGACGAATTTGCCACCTTCGGAATTGCTCTAGCTTCAGGGTTTAGTGGTTGCATCTTAGGCACTTACTTGAGCCGTCCGACCGAGCATAATGTTCTGGTGAACTTCTATCGTAAAACAAGACCGTTTGGTTTATGGGGTCCTATGAAGGAGGCCTTAAATAAAGAAGAACGTAAAGCCATGAATAAAGAACATTTTCGTGATATTATTTCAGTTCCTTTCGCCTTAACTTTTCAGGTCGCCATCTTCCTGGCACCTATGCTTTTCATCATTCACAACTTTGAAGGCTTTTGGTCAGTCTTTGCCATAGGAGTAGTCGCTTTTGCCGGTTTGTGGTATTTCTGGCTAAGACATTTAGGCAAGGCTGATGACAATAATGTGATCGGGGAAAGAACTGCCCCTGATCCATCCCCAACAGAAACTAAAAAAGAAAATTATGTCTAA
- a CDS encoding exosortase-associated EpsI family protein, which translates to MLKKLNIWRSMVLLVATVLTLMACRISPELDLSNTSGVLMELPKFLDRYIGQEIEVSAAERHILPDDTEFARKKYLSFSGSELVASIVLSGAQKRSIHRPEICLPAQGWTIGGGEVENVTLDNDTELSVMKLLLNREVQDGEKKRNLRSIFMYWFVGSDRTTPHHHERVVLTSWDRVVHNKVHRWAYVSVNSIVEEDFKRGGKNHDQTVDMLKEFIAEAVPKFQKAGI; encoded by the coding sequence ATGCTCAAAAAACTAAATATTTGGAGATCGATGGTGCTGCTAGTAGCAACCGTTTTAACATTGATGGCTTGTAGAATTTCTCCCGAGCTAGATTTATCTAATACCTCAGGTGTTTTAATGGAATTGCCTAAATTCCTTGATAGGTACATAGGACAGGAGATTGAAGTAAGCGCAGCTGAACGACATATTTTACCGGATGACACGGAGTTTGCCCGTAAGAAATACTTGAGTTTTAGCGGCAGCGAGTTAGTTGCATCCATTGTACTTAGCGGTGCGCAAAAGAGAAGTATTCACCGCCCTGAGATCTGCTTGCCAGCTCAGGGTTGGACGATTGGTGGTGGAGAGGTTGAAAATGTAACTTTAGATAACGATACCGAACTGTCCGTTATGAAATTACTCTTGAACCGAGAAGTGCAGGATGGAGAAAAGAAGAGAAATCTTCGTTCTATTTTTATGTATTGGTTTGTGGGCAGTGATAGAACAACGCCTCACCATCATGAGCGAGTGGTTTTAACAAGCTGGGATCGTGTTGTGCATAACAAAGTTCATCGTTGGGCCTATGTAAGTGTTAATTCCATAGTGGAAGAGGATTTTAAGCGCGGGGGTAAAAACCACGACCAAACAGTTGATATGCTAAAAGAGTTTATTGCTGAAGCAGTCCCTAAATTCCAGAAAGCAGGCATTTAA
- a CDS encoding arylsulfatase, with the protein MFSKILRFLHCLPIATLLPTSLMAEKPNIVIFMADDLGYGSLNSYGAPENFVKTPRLDGLAEQGILFKNAFATASVCTPTRYTMLTGQYSWRTRLKKSVVNTMDPLLIDPETKTIGSFLQDKGYRTAAIGKWHLGYKEKKFKNLLGKIEPGPLQVGFDYHFGVPNNLDDFHKVYIENDGIYGLKSDKMQVYGTSYYKAKDAYAGYDAPQRVTDEVMDTTMDKAIEWINKEKEKPFFLYFGAVAVHHPIIPSKYMKGKSGAGLYGDFIQDTDRVTGRLIDYLKEKGALENTLFIFTSDNGGDIPNNDEKHEKITFDMGFKFNGDIRADKHTIFDGGLRVPFIVSWPAKLGKGLVSNELVTTGDLFATIAEVVDGKVPDPAVAAPDSFSFWNILQDTTQKSDRPHLINRDVLGRHALRFGKWKYIEGIPAAGTSEVKKGKMLEQLYNIEEDPAEEENVFKNHPEVAQQAKKLLLEIRNNPSSRNVPGV; encoded by the coding sequence ATGTTCAGTAAAATACTTCGTTTCCTTCATTGCTTACCCATAGCAACGCTTTTACCTACATCCCTCATGGCGGAAAAGCCCAATATTGTCATTTTCATGGCAGATGATCTAGGTTATGGGAGTCTCAATTCATATGGTGCGCCAGAGAATTTTGTGAAAACGCCCCGTCTTGATGGATTAGCTGAACAAGGGATTCTTTTTAAAAATGCCTTTGCTACGGCATCAGTTTGTACGCCGACTCGCTATACCATGTTGACTGGCCAATATTCATGGAGAACTCGCCTTAAGAAGTCTGTTGTCAACACCATGGATCCATTACTCATTGACCCCGAAACAAAGACGATAGGTTCCTTCCTCCAAGATAAAGGCTACCGCACGGCTGCTATTGGTAAATGGCATCTTGGATATAAAGAAAAGAAGTTTAAGAACCTACTCGGAAAAATTGAGCCAGGACCTTTGCAAGTTGGTTTCGATTATCATTTTGGAGTTCCAAACAACCTGGATGATTTTCATAAGGTCTATATTGAAAACGATGGAATATATGGACTGAAGTCAGATAAAATGCAGGTCTATGGCACAAGCTACTATAAAGCCAAAGATGCCTACGCAGGCTATGATGCACCCCAACGAGTTACTGATGAAGTGATGGATACTACCATGGACAAAGCAATTGAGTGGATTAATAAGGAAAAAGAAAAACCATTTTTTCTTTATTTTGGTGCGGTAGCGGTTCATCACCCAATCATTCCCTCCAAGTATATGAAAGGTAAAAGCGGGGCGGGTCTATATGGAGACTTCATTCAAGATACAGACCGAGTAACGGGTAGGCTCATTGATTATTTGAAAGAGAAAGGGGCTCTCGAAAATACCTTGTTTATATTTACTTCTGATAATGGCGGTGATATCCCTAATAACGACGAAAAGCATGAAAAAATCACCTTTGACATGGGTTTTAAATTCAATGGTGATATACGAGCCGATAAACACACCATTTTCGATGGCGGTCTGCGCGTCCCTTTCATCGTCAGTTGGCCTGCTAAATTGGGTAAAGGACTGGTCTCCAATGAGCTTGTGACCACGGGTGATTTGTTTGCCACCATTGCAGAAGTTGTAGATGGTAAGGTTCCGGATCCAGCCGTGGCCGCTCCAGATAGCTTCAGCTTCTGGAACATCCTGCAGGATACGACTCAGAAAAGTGATCGCCCTCATCTAATAAACCGAGATGTTCTGGGGAGACACGCTCTGCGTTTTGGTAAATGGAAGTATATTGAAGGGATCCCGGCAGCTGGAACCAGTGAAGTTAAAAAGGGCAAAATGCTCGAGCAACTCTATAATATTGAGGAAGATCCTGCAGAGGAGGAAAACGTATTCAAAAACCATCCAGAAGTTGCCCAACAGGCTAAGAAACTCCTCCTTGAAATTCGTAACAATCCTTCTAGTCGGAATGTTCCGGGAGTATAA
- a CDS encoding FkbM family methyltransferase, with protein MTILYKLHHYFHGVPWIRKILSLMGYVLILENWLGYLFRKFSCEEGEVVQLRTRKSSVIEIELPRDQIAFGTVFLQGDYAWEAIIKSKFQNVLDIGGNIGLFSVWLNELHPGANYFLIEPNKANFSKCKRNLTKNNMSYRAECVGIAGMSGDRVLLAENTEGATATFMNEIGESFPEKETVQCYSFKDIVDHFSLNKIDLLKIDAEGIEYEFFESLSQSDWNILYMIVMEYHDLDSKRTGLYLKKLLSQQGFSVSIKQGKKLGSMIAHRLN; from the coding sequence ATGACAATACTGTATAAGCTCCATCATTATTTTCATGGAGTTCCCTGGATTAGAAAAATACTAAGTCTTATGGGCTATGTTCTTATTCTGGAAAATTGGTTGGGTTATTTGTTTAGAAAGTTTTCGTGTGAAGAGGGCGAGGTCGTTCAATTAAGGACGAGAAAGAGTTCTGTGATTGAGATTGAGTTGCCAAGGGATCAAATAGCATTCGGCACTGTTTTTTTGCAAGGTGATTACGCATGGGAAGCAATCATTAAATCAAAATTTCAGAATGTTTTAGATATCGGAGGAAACATAGGCTTATTTTCGGTTTGGCTAAATGAGTTACATCCTGGGGCAAACTATTTTTTGATAGAGCCTAACAAGGCGAATTTTTCCAAATGCAAGCGTAATCTTACTAAAAATAATATGAGCTATCGTGCTGAGTGTGTCGGAATTGCTGGGATGTCAGGTGACAGAGTTTTGCTTGCTGAAAATACGGAAGGTGCAACCGCAACATTTATGAATGAAATAGGAGAGAGTTTTCCAGAAAAAGAAACAGTTCAATGTTATTCTTTTAAAGATATTGTCGATCATTTTAGTTTAAACAAAATTGATTTACTCAAAATAGATGCGGAAGGTATAGAGTATGAATTTTTTGAAAGTCTTTCGCAGTCAGATTGGAATATTTTGTATATGATCGTCATGGAATATCATGACCTCGATAGTAAAAGAACAGGATTGTATCTTAAAAAATTACTTAGTCAGCAAGGCTTTTCAGTCTCGATCAAGCAAGGCAAAAAATTGGGTAGTATGATAGCGCACCGATTAAATTAG
- a CDS encoding HAD hydrolase-like protein: MSTVTTKTIPGLGPIDPAFEKDFISLESAGNGMWQVNKEGVREIFTFLDQKEEYIVFEDKTLVYVKSAMGYPAIYELPEVSYEGPATAVLMDLDGTSVHSESFWIWIIEQTTSRLLGDPKFKLDPADEPHVSGHSVSEHLQYCIDKYAPGKAIEEARTHYFAITRYEMNEILEGRGKPGAFTPAPGLKEFLLALKNAKVKIGLVTSGLYEKAWPEILDAFRTLGLGDPLKFYDAAITAGIQVGGGQAGTLGELSPKPHPWLYAETARVGLGLDPSESHKVIGMEDSGAGVVSIRLAGFTAIGVKGGNTERSGKNVLLSQNYENLTDSLPYILGQ; encoded by the coding sequence ATGAGCACAGTCACCACCAAAACGATACCAGGTCTCGGACCTATTGACCCAGCTTTTGAAAAGGATTTTATTTCTTTAGAATCAGCAGGAAATGGCATGTGGCAAGTAAACAAAGAAGGTGTTCGAGAGATCTTTACTTTTCTTGATCAAAAAGAGGAATATATTGTCTTTGAAGATAAAACCCTTGTTTATGTGAAATCCGCCATGGGTTATCCCGCTATCTATGAACTTCCTGAGGTATCATATGAAGGCCCCGCAACTGCTGTCCTCATGGACCTTGATGGCACAAGTGTTCATAGCGAAAGCTTCTGGATTTGGATCATTGAGCAAACGACTTCGCGCCTATTGGGTGATCCTAAATTTAAACTCGATCCCGCAGATGAACCTCATGTTTCAGGTCACTCTGTCAGTGAGCACCTGCAATACTGCATTGATAAATACGCTCCGGGAAAAGCGATTGAAGAAGCTCGCACGCACTACTTTGCTATCACTCGCTATGAGATGAATGAAATCCTTGAAGGAAGAGGCAAGCCAGGCGCCTTTACACCGGCCCCAGGCTTAAAAGAGTTTTTACTAGCTCTCAAGAATGCCAAAGTAAAAATTGGACTGGTTACCTCTGGCCTTTATGAAAAAGCCTGGCCCGAAATTCTCGATGCATTTAGAACTCTTGGCTTAGGTGACCCTCTCAAATTTTATGATGCGGCAATCACGGCAGGTATACAGGTTGGTGGTGGTCAAGCGGGAACTCTTGGTGAACTTTCGCCCAAACCTCATCCCTGGCTTTATGCAGAAACAGCTCGAGTTGGGCTAGGCCTAGACCCGTCAGAAAGCCACAAAGTGATTGGCATGGAAGACTCAGGAGCAGGTGTTGTTTCTATACGCCTCGCGGGATTCACAGCTATTGGCGTAAAGGGAGGCAACACAGAGCGCAGCGGTAAAAATGTCCTCCTTTCCCAAAACTATGAAAACCTAACCGACTCTTTGCCCTATATTTTAGGGCAGTAA